DNA from Mustela erminea isolate mMusErm1 chromosome 18, mMusErm1.Pri, whole genome shotgun sequence:
AGTACGCACGGCTGGTACAGTGAAACTGCGAATGGCTCATTAAATCAGTTATGGTTCCTTTGGTCGCTCGCTCCTCTCCTACTTGGATAACTGTGGTAATTCTAGAGCTAATACATGCCGACGGGCGCTGACCCCCCTCGCGGGGGGGATGCGTGCATTTATCAGATCAAAACCAACCCGGTCAGcctccccccggccccggccGGGGGGCGGGCGCCGGCGGCTTTGGTGACTCTAGATAACCTCGGGCCGATCGCACGCCCCCCGTGGCGGCGACGACCCATTCGAACGTCTGCCCTATCAACTTTCGATGGTAGTCGCCGTGCCTACCATGGTGACCACGGGTGACGGGGAATCAGGGTTCGATTCCGGAGAGGGAGCCTGAGAAACGGCTACCACATCCAAGGAAGGCAGCAGGCGCGCAAATTACCCACTCCCGACCCGGGGAGGTAGTGACGAAAAATAACAATACAGGACTCTTTCGAGGCCCTGTAATTGGAATGAGTCCACTTTAAATCCTTTAACGAGGATCCATTGGAGGGCAAGTCTGGTGCCAGCAGCCGCGGTAATTCCAGCTCCAATAGCGTATATTAAAGTTGCTGCAGTTAAAAAGCTCGTAGTTGGATCTTGGGAGCGGGCGGGCGGTCCGCCGCGAGGCGAGCCACCGCCCGTCCCCGCCCCTTGCCTCTCGGCGCCCCCTCGATGCTCTTAGCTGAGTGTCCCGCGGGGCCCGAAGCgtttactttgaaaaaattagaGTGTTCAAAGCAGGCCCGAGCCGCCTGGATACCGCAGCTAGGAATAATGGAATAGGACCGCGGTTCTATTTTGTTGGTTTTCGGAACTGAGGCCATGATTAAGAGGGACGGCCGGGGGCATTCGTATTGCGCCGCTAGAGGTGAAATTCTTGGACCGGCGCAAGACGGACCAGAGCGAAAGCATTTGCCAAGAATGTTTTCATTAATCAAGAACGAAAGTCGGAGGTTCGAAGACGATCAGATACCGTCGTAGTTCCGACCATAAACGATGCCGACTGGCGATGCGGCGGCGTTATTCCCATGACCCGCCGGGCAGCTTCCGGGAAACCAAAGTCTTTGGGTTCCGGGGGGAGTATGGTTGCAAAGCTGAAACTTAAAGGAATTGACGGAAGGGCACCACCAGGAGTGGAGCCTGCGGCTTAATTTGACTCAACACGGGAAACCTCACCCGGCCCGGACACGGACAGGATTGACAGATTGATAGCTCTTTCTCGATTCCGTGGGTGGTGGTGCATGGCCGTTCTTAGTTGGTGGAGCGATTTGTCTGGTTAATTCCGATAACGAACGAGACTCTGGCATGCTAACTAGTTACGCGACCCCCGAGCGGTCGGCGTCCCCCAACTTCTTAGAGGGACAAGTGGCGTTCAGCCACCCGAGATTGAGCAATAACAGGTCTGTGATGCCCTTAGATGTCCGGGGCTGCACGCGCGCTACACTGACTGGCTCAGCGTGTGCCTACCCTACGCCGGCAGGCGCGGGTAACCCGTTGAACCCCATTCGTGATGGGGATCGGGGATTGCAATTATTCCCCATGAACGAGGAATTCCCAGTAAGTGCGGGTCATAAGCTTGCGTTGATTAAGTCCCTGCCCTTTGTACACACCGCCCGTCGCTACTACCGATTGGATGGTTTAGTGAGGCCCTCGGATCGGCCCCGCCGGGGTCGGCCCACGGCCCTGGCGGAGCGCTGAGAAGACGGTCGAACTTGACTATCTAGAGGAAGTAAAAGTCGTAACAAGGTTTCCGTAGGTGAACCTGCGGAAGGATCATTAACGAGATCGCGGCGGCGGCCGGCCTGTCGGGCCCCGTCGGCTCGCGAACACCTCACCCGTGCGGCGCGGGCGGGCCGGTGCGGTGCCGGCCCGCTGGTCGCGAGGGACGAGAGAGAAGTGCGCGCGGGGGGGAAAAAGGGCCCTGAGGAACCAGGGGGTAGGAGGCGCCCAAGGGGCGAGTGGGGAGCCCCGCGATGCGGCCTCGGCGGCAGAACGGCGGCGGGTCGCGCCCggaggaaaggggggggggatggcGCAGCGCCTTCCCCGCCCCGCGTGTCCCCTCCGGGCTCCCCTGCCCGTCTTCCCCGCCGGGGGGCTGGCGCCGCGGCCACCCCCCCCGCCGCGCCCCTTTGGCGCGCCTGCCTTTGTCCCCTGGTCTCAGCCCTCCCGAGTCCCGCCTTCCCCGCGGACGGCGGGTCGAGGGCTTGCGGAGGGGCGcgcgcgcgccgccgccgccgccttcgTCCTCGGCGCCGGTCCTTCCCGGTCGCCGCGCCCGCACGGTGCCCTCGGCGCGTCTCGGGACGCGCGGCGCGGCGGCGGGCCCCCGTGGCGCCTTCCCGGGGGTGGTTCGGGCCCGCCCCGCCACCCCCGGGGGGCCTCAGAGCCCTCGGCTCACGCGGGGCGCCCGCCGGCCGCCGCCTCCCGCCGCCCGCCCTGGACGGTTCTCTCTCGGTCCCGTCGGGCGTCTGCTCTGACCCTGCCGTTCCCAGCTCCGTGTCTCTCCCCTccgggccccccccccccgcccaggccTCGGGCCCGGGTTCGGCCCCTCGCCTTCCCCGCCCCTGCTCTCGCCCCCCGCTTCGCGCGCCCTGCCTGCCGGTGCCCCGCTTCCCGCTGCAGCCCCCTCGCTCTCTGTGGCGAGAGGGGCCTGGGTTCGCGGGTGCGGGGAGGGACGCGGTTGTGGGTAAAAGCGAGCTCTGGGGGTTgcttgggaagggagaggggtccGGTCCGCCCCCGGCGGCTCTGGCGTTGGGGGgcaagggatggggagagggcggTGTCGGGTGTCGGCGTCCGGGGCCGGTGGCGGCGTCCGGCGGGCCGTGGGGGCCTCCTCCGTCACGGGCCGGCAGCGTCGGGGATTCCGCGCCCCGCGGGGTTGGCCGCGGATGGGATCGGCGTCGAGGCGGGGTGGCCTTGTGGCCTCGTGTCCCCCCCTCCTGCCTcgcctgttcccccaccccctgtccagGTACCTAGCGCGTCCCGGCGCGGAGGTTTAAAGACCCTTTGGGGGTCGCCCGTCCGCCTCGGGTCGGGGCGGTCGGGCCCGTGGGGAGGAGGGTTCCCTTCTCCCCCAGACTCCGCCGCCCACCGCACCCCCGGGGCTGGGGTTGCTGCGCCACGCCACGGTCTTTGCGCGGCCGTCGGGAGGGGGCTGCCCGGCGGCCCCGTCGGgccgtgcgtgtgcgtgtgcccCGTGTGCCTcggtgggtgtgggggggttaGGTGGGAACCCCCTGGGCGCCTGTGGGGTTGTCCGAGCTTCGCCCCTCGCCTTGGGGGGGGGCGCGGTGGCCGGATGCCCCGTTGTCCAACCTTTCCGACCTTCTCGGAGTCTGGTCTCGCTTGTCTCTGACTGGCCGGCCGGAGGCACCCCTTTGGGGGAATGTGCTGTGCCAGGGGGGGGCGCCCCTCCGGGGGTTGGCCCCCTGAACGATCAAAACTCGTACGACTCTTAGCGGTGGATCACTCGGCTCGTGCGTCGATGAAGAACGCAGCTAGCTGCGAGAATTAATGTGAATTGCAGGACACATTGATCATCGACACTTCGAACGCACTTGCGGCCCCGGGTTCCTCCCGGGGCTACGCCTGTCTGAGCGTCGCTTAACGATCAATCGCTCCCCCCAGGGGTCTGTCGCCCCGGGGGGGTGGCGCGGCTGGGGGTTTGTCCTCGCAGGGCCCGGGTCCGCCGGTGCCCTCCGTCCCCCTAAGTGCAGACACGGTGGCCTCCTCCGCGCCCCGTGCCCCTGGTCCCCGCTGCCCGcgaccccccgcccccgcccccgcctcgcCCCGCCGGGTCCGCCCGACGGTGGCGGGTGTGGGacgtggggggggggtggggtggggggggccggtgccggggcggggggcggccccGCCCgcgagaaagggagagaggagagctcGCGCTTGAGGGCCGTGGCCGCCGCGGTTCCTCTTGGGGGGAGATCCCTCGCGCCGCACGCGGTCTTGGGGTCGCCCGGGgttgtgtgttgggggagggtcGCGGTCCCGTGCCGCTCGCCGGTGTTGACCCGTCGTGGTGGAGGGCCCGGTTCCGGAACGCCGTCGGTCTCGCCGCCGTGCCCCCGGCGGGGAGCCGCGGTCGTCCGGGCCGTGGGGGCCCCCCGCTCCGCGGGCCACCGCCTCGCGTCCGGGATCCgcgcccgccccctccctccccgccggCGATCCCGGCCTTCGCCCTGTCGGGGCGGCTCGCGCCGAGGCCGAGTCGCGCGCGGGGCCGCGCCCCGGGGACGCGTGCCCCGGCGGCGGCCCGCGGGACGCCGCGGCGCCGCCCGCCGCTGCGCGCTTTCCCCCGGGTTGCGGCCACGCCGCGCTGCGTGCCCCGAGCCCGCGGTGGGTCGGGGGGTCGACGGGGTGTTGTCGCCCAGGGAGGACAGGCGCGCCGCGCCGCGCCACGCCGTCCGCCGCCCGGCCCCGCAGCCGTGCGGCGGTTGCTCGCGGGGGCTTCggtgaaggagggggaggagaaggagcccGGGCGGCGGTGCCCGtgggcggtggcggtggcggtggggGTGTGCGGGGGGCGAGGGCCGGCGGTCGGGGGCGACCACCGTGCCCCGCGGccccccctctcccccgccccgcccgccgccccggcTTCGTGCCCGTgctccctccaacccccaccctcgCCTCCccgcgtgcgtgcgtgtgcgtgtgcgccgTGCCGCGCTCGGCCCGCCCTTGGCGTACCCcgtcccccccaccctcctccaagCCCGGCAGGGCTCCCGCCTGTGCCGCCGGCTCGTGCTCCCCGCCCGCGCCCGTGTTTTCGGCCCCCCTCCCTTGAGGGGTGGGGGCCGGAGGCCGGGGCCGCGGGCGTCGGCCGTGGCCTTTCCCGTGCCGGGGTCCTCCTTTTGGCCcgtgcttctccttcccctctcccggCCTCGCTGGGCGCCCCTGTCGCGCCCGCGCGGCGCGCCCTCCGAGACGCGACCTCAGATCAGACGTGGCGACCCGCTGAATTTAAGCATATTAGTCAGCGGAGGAAAAGAAACTAACCAGGATTCCCTCAGTAACGGCGAGTGAACAGGGAAGAGCCCAGCGCCGAATCCCCGCCCCGCGGTGGGGCGCGGGAAATGTGGCGTACGGAAGACCCACTCCCCGGCGCCGCTCGTGGGGGGCCCAAGTCCTTCTGATCGAGGCCCAGCCCGTGGACGGTGTGAGGCCGGTAGCGGCCCCCGGCGCGCCGGGCCCGGGTCTTCCCGGAGTCGGGTTGCTTGGGAATGCAGCCCAAAGCGGGTGGTAAACTCCATCTAAGGCTAAATACCGGCACGAGACCGATAGTCAACAAGTACCGTAAgggaaagttgaaaagaacttTGAAGAGAGAGTTCAAGAGGGCGTGAAACCGTTAAGAGGTAAACGGGTGGGGTCCGCGCAGTCCGCCCGGAGGATTCAACCCGGCGGCGGGTCCGGCCGTGCCGGTGGTCCGGCGGATCTTTCCCGCCCCCCGTTCCTCCCGACCCCTCCacccgccctccctcccccgtCGTCCCTCCTCCCCGGAGGGGGGCTCCGGCgggtgtgggggtgggcgggcggggccgggggtggggtcgGCGGGGGACCGCCCCCCGGCCGGCGACCGGCCGCCGCCGGGCGCATTTCCACCGCGGCGGTGCGCCGCGACCGGCTCCGGGACGGCTGGGAAGGCCGGTGGGGAAGGTGGCTCGGGGGGCCCCGCTCTCTTCGGGGGGCGGGCCCACCCCCCGAGTGTTACAGCCCCCCGGCAGCAGCGCTCGCCGAATCCCGGGGCCGAGGGAGCAGACCGTCGCCGCGCTCTCCCCCCTCCCGGCGCCCACCCCCGCGGGGGCTCTCCCGCGAGGGGGTCCCCCCCGCGGGGGCGCGCCGGTGTCGGGGGGGCCGGGCCGCCCCTCCCACGGCGCgaccgctcccccaccccccccgcccccggcgaCGGGGTgcgcgggggggcggggcggacTGTCCCCAGTGCGCCCCGGGCGGGTCGCGCCGTCGGGCCCGGGGGGTTTCCAGGCGCCACGCCGTGACCAAAGCACAGCGAAGCGAGCGCACGGGGTCAGCGGCGATGTCGGCCACCCACCCGACCCGTCTTGAAACACGGACCAAGGAGTCTAACACGTGCGCGAGTCAGGGGCTCGCACGAAAGCCGCCGTGGCGCAATGAAGGTGAAGGCCGGCGCTGCTCGCCGGCCGAGGTGGGATCCCGAGGCCTCTCCAGTCCGCCGAGGGCGCACCACCGGCCCGTCTCGCCCGCCGCGCCGGGGAGGTGGAGCATGAGCGCACGTGTTAGGACCCGAAAGATGGTGAACTATGCCTGGGCAGGGCGAAGCCAGAGGAAACTCTGGTGGAGGTCCGTAGCGGTCCTGACGTGCAAATCGGTCGTCCGACCTGGGTATAGGGGCGAAAGACTAATCGAACCATCTAGTAGCTGGTTCCCTCCGAAGTTTCCCTCAGGATAGCTGGCGCTCTCGCACGCGAACCCACGCAGTTTTATCCGGTAAAGCGAATGATTAGAGGTCTTGGGGCCGAAACGATCTCAACCTATTCTCAAACTTTAAATGGGTAAGAAGCCCGGCTCGCTGGCGTGGAGCCGGGCGTGGAATGCGAGTGCCTAGTGGGCCACTTTTGGTAAGCAGAACTGGCGCTGCGGGATGAACCGAACGCCGGGTTAAGGCGCCCGATGCCGACGCTCATCAGACCCCAGAAAAGGTGTTGGTTGATATAGACAGCAGGACGGTGGCCATGGAAGTCGGAATCCGCTAAGGAGTGTGTAACAACTCACCTGCCGAATCAACTAGCCCTGAAAATGGATGGCGCTGGAGCGTCGGGCCCATACCCGGCCGTCGCTGGCAGTCGGTGACGCGCGCGAGAGGGACGGGAGCGGGCGGGGGGGGCGCGGTGGTTTCCCTTCCCGGGGGGCCGCCGCggttccccccaacccccaccccgcgGACGCTACGCCGCGACGAGTAGGAGGGCCGCTGCGGTGAGCCTTGAAGCCTACATGGTTAACACTGTTCACTAGAGTTAATTTATAAATCTCTCCTTGGTTTATATTACATGGTGGCTTTAGATAGTTCTTTAGTAAAGAGAGTTATTTAACTTTGTCTAAGCCAGTATTTACTATATTCATTAACCAGACATCTCTTTCTGAATTATATTGTGCATGGAAGCatgatttatgtatattattttaatccATTTGTGACAAAAAAAGACTGAGTGTCAAGTTGACAAAAACTGTAATATATTAAGGAAGCTGGTCTCAGGTTGTTCTGGAGTAGAGGGAAGTAACCTGTCCATGAGAATCACAACAAAGACCCAGTTTGTATTTTCACTCAATAACACATGCAAGCCTTTTTGTAAAAAAGGAAGCCTAAAATGTGGTTAATTCCCACCATGATTTCATTTCTCCCCGGAATATTTTAGAACAGTAACTGTCATCCTTGACTGTGAACATATCTGGGGAGCTTTAAATTCTATGGATACCTTGGCCTCATCCATCAGAGAGTTTCACTGTTGATTTAATTTCAGTGTCATCTGGGCACTGGAATTTTTATAAAACCTCCAGGTAATTCTAAGTTGCGGCCCAAGTTGAGAAGCTCGGCCTCAGTTGAAGCGTGGGAATCGCTATCAAGTGCCTCAGATTCACGGTGTCCAGTTGCCAATGAtggggagtggggtgaggagactgcccccccttctctctggtcCCCTTTTAAGGAGACAAACCTCACTGCTATGGTTTTCCCCAGTGTCATAAAAACACCTTACACTGTGAATTGACactttaccttttattttctgactATCACTCAACTTTTCTGGTTTATCAGCaggaaaatcaaaattaaataccaGTCGGGCTTACCCAAAAAGGCAGTGATGTGGCCATACTGAAACCTCAGGCTGTGtttcagactccatagtctctcatggtacacctctccttccaatttctgtcaactcccttctcctctccatcgccccatgtcctccatgttatttattatgcttcacaaataagtgaaactgataattgactctctctgcttgacttacttcactgagcataatctctttcagtcccatccatgttgctacaaaagttgggtattcctcctttctgatggaggcataatactccatagtgtatatggaccacatcttccttatccattcatccattgaagagcatcttgttTGTatccagtttggcgaccgtggccattgctgctataaacattggtgtacagatggcccttcttttcactacatctgtatctttggggtaaatacccaggggtgcaatggcagggtcatagggaagttctatttttaatttcttgagaaatctccacactgttctccaaagaggctacaccaacttcccaccaacagtgtaagagggttcccctttctccatatcccctccaacacatgttgttttctgtcttgttaattttggtcattctaactggtataagttgatatttcaatgtggttttaatttgaatttccctgagggctagtgatggacattttttcatgtgtttaatagccatttctatgtcttcattggagaagtgtctttccatatcttctgcccattttttgatatgattgtctgttttgtgtgtattgagtttgaggagttaaGTTACCTTTCTAAGCATTTATGTTCACCAATTTACAGTGTGAATGGTTTCATTTATTGTATCTTCTTAGTAGCCATTATTTACATCTTATGAACTATTAGctgttgtatgttaatttaaaaacccTTCCTTGAGAACTGTTCTGAATTTTCTTAcatactttaataatttttaaattgaataattGTTTCTTGTGCTGTATAATCATATCACATGAGTAAATGTGTCATTCTgacatttttctcaaatgtttatCCCCCAGGAGTTAAATTCATAAGGGAAATAGTGaatcattttctccttccaaTTAGTTAGcaatgtttctacttttttttaatcttaaagtgTGATTctgatttatagaaatattttttcatcgtGTTTACTAGACCTTCATGCATCTTCTTTTGACAGTTTGTGAAATAATcgagaaaataagacaaaaaaaataaggcagataGAGTCCAGAGTATTGCCTCTCAGATGGGATAGTCTACGAGAGAGCATGACCTCTCCGGAGACGCTTCACTCAGGCTAGCTCATGGTAAATGAAGGGGTGGAGGACACCTGGAGGGGAACACTAAAGAAGATCCTTCCACAAGGCCAGGGACATTGGAGATGGCAAATAAGGCATTCTTCCTTGATACATGTACCAAGTGCTCCAGGTCTACCAAGATAAATTATTTTGACGTAAATTCTGTCAAGGACTTTTTTGGCatttattgtgtgtatatatatatgagatatattaaatattatatatcatatatataaaaattatatatcatataatatatataaaattttgcatttacATGGTGATACTTCACCGACTTTGGCACGGTGTAATCATATCAATGCATCTGAATGGAAGCATCAGAATTTTTGAAAtctaattacatttaaattatatcatGATACAattttgtagattgtctctaCCCCAAATTGCCCTTGAGTTCTTGACTTGGACAGACACTATTTGGTCATAACATATTACTTTGCAATGTGCTGCTAAATCATAGTTATTGATCTTCCTAACATTTTATacaggggtatgtgtgtgtaaaatgttCTCCATTAGCTGTTTAGGAGCTGGCACCCTACACATAACTtgaaggattttcttctttctatatgTTTCAAAACACATTACAGATGCTTTTGAAGTAAGGTATATGCTGTCAAGAGggtataatacaaatataattcaGTTTCAATTGTCAGGCTTTCCTTTTGTCTACGTGATGTGTTGCTGAGGAACCACTCAGGTCTCTCACACAGCTGTGTTTCTGTTATCCCACCTTCCTGCTTTTGCCTTTGCAAATTTCAGCATGATTTAGGCATAAGCATTGACAACAGTTGCACCTCCCTCTGCATTGTACTGTATTTTATGTAAGTTATGCTAGacaacctctgcctgcctctgaagACCTATTCTTCTTCCTATGTCCTCCATGGCAGGTGGCCATGGAGGGTGAGCTGTAAGGGTGACTTCACTGGGCTCTTTGCCTTCAGTGATTCATTTGAGTTGTGTAAGAgatcagagagagggaagaatagGAGTTTGGGTTATTTCACCAGGGTCCCTCCTAGAAGGTCCCGATGGTTGTGAGTCTAGAACGTCAAGACACTTCTGGGTGTGTCCGTGGCTCATGTCTCTCTCTGTAGGTCCTAACTGCCTCCCTTTCAGACCTTACACCTAAGGCTGATGGGCTACTGCTAGCTCCAGGGTAATATACTATTCTGTGGATTCCCGTCTgcccacatttaaaaaacatatttctgggtgcctgggtggctcagtgggttaagtcgctgccttcagctcaggtcatgatctcagggtcctgggatcgagtcccgcatcgggctctgctcagcagggagcctgcttcctcctctctctctctgcctgcctctttgcctatttgtgatttctctctgtcaaataaataaataaaatctttaaaaaaaaagatacaacataAATGTTTGTTTGGTATAGAGACGTGATTTAGATGTAGCATGTGAGTAAATTACTCTGGGTTATAACTAATTATCCTCAAAAGTGTTTTTGGACATATTTGCTTTGGCCAAGGAAGACATTCTCCAACCTAAAGACAGAGGCAGGGATTAAATGAACCCAAGGAATGTGAAGTTTCCACAATCTTAAATCTtattactttgaaaatttttaatcttATACATATGGTTAACTGCTAATTTACAAGATAAAattgtcattctttctttttcacctcAGCACCTCTAAGTCCCAGTAACAAACAGGAAAACCGTCTGAACTATCCCACTGTGGCTGGAATCCTGCAGTAAGAATTAGGAAGGCTAGCTGGAAACTTGCTTAAAGAGGTCTCCTATACTTGCCTCCTCTAGCtgtaggttttatttacttatctactCACTTACTTAGAACTCCTGACAATCAGTACCAATAAAGAAATCTATTTGAATTACTGTCCTGGAACCTCAAGAGCCACTTTTGAAGAAAAGGCATCTGAGGTGGACCAGAAATGACAAAGGTGACGGAGGGAGCGATTTTGCTTTTTCACCAGATGATTTtagctctaaaaagaaaaaaaaatagaaaattattgaaCAGCTTTGGTCTTACCCTATATCATTATGGTGATTGATTATTATGTATAAACTGTAACAATATAAACttagtgtatgtatatatagacacatacataaTATGACTATGTCTTCTATGTATGATTATGTACAGTTCCTATATGTAGATGACTGTATGTTGGACTAACAGGTGTGGAATGCATGCATACTCACGggggtgcacacacacatacacacacatatgcccaCATATACAGATGGCTTTGAATTTACGGTGGTTCAACTTAACAGTTTTTTGACTTTGATGGTATGCAAGTGATGTGCATTCAGGAGAAGCTGTACTTGGAATTCTGAATCTGGATCTTCCCAGGCTAGTGATATGTGACACGTGGTAGGCAGACCCTTCCCTGGGACTGTGGGCAGTGACAGCCGAGACTCCCGGGTCAACAGCTCACACACTGACAAGCATTCTGCACCCCAACAACCATGCCACTTGTCACTTTCCGTACAGTATTCAATACATTACACTAGACCGTCGACACTTTATTACAAactaggctttgtgttagatgattttgcacAACTGTAGGCTAATGTCAGTGTGCCCAGCACGTTTACGGTGGGTGAGACTAAGCTAGGGTGTCTAGGAGGTTAGGtgtgttaaaatgtattttgatttaCTCATGACCAGCGTGTTAGGACACAGCCTCATGGTAAGTAGAGGAAGAGCCTTATATACTGTATCACT
Protein-coding regions in this window:
- the LOC116577990 gene encoding collagen alpha-1(I) chain-like; its protein translation is MLHLPGAAGETGRWCALGGLERPRDPTSAGEQRRPSPSLRHGGFHGSGGWPTSPLTPCARFAVLWSRRGAWKPPGPDGATRPGRTGDSPPRPPAHPVAGGGGGGGAVAPWEGRPGPPDTGAPPRGGPPRGRAPAGVGAGRGESAATVCSLGPGIRRALLPGGCNTRGVGPPPEESGAPRATFPTGLPSRPGAGRGAPPRWKCARRRPVAGRGAVPRRPHPRPRPPTPTPAGAPLRGGGTTGEGGRVEGSGGTGGGKDPPDHRHGRTRRRVESSGRTARTPPVYLLTQPDSGKTRARRAGGRYRPHTVHGLGLDQKDLGPPRAAPGSGSSRVATSDLRSRLGGRAARARQGRPARPGEGKEKHGPKGGPRHGKGHGRRPRPRPPAPTPQGRGAENTGAGGEHEPAAQAGALPGLEEGGGDGVRQGRAERGTAHTHTHARGEARVGVGGSTGTKPGRRAGRGRGGAAGHGGRPRPPALAPRTPPPPPPPPTGTAARAPSPPPPSPKPPRATAARLRGRAADGVARRGAPVLPGRQHPVDPPTHRGLGARSAAWPQPGGKRAAAGGAAASRGPPPGHASPGRGPARDSASARAAPTGRRPGSPAGREGAGADPGREAVARGAGGPHGPDDRGSPPGARRRDRRRSGTGPSTTTGQHRRAARDRDPPPTHNPGRPQDRVRREGSPPKRNRGGHGPQAGPTPGGAPPPGTAHSPKGVPPAGQSETSETRLREGRKGWTTGHPATAPPPKARGEARTTPQAPRGFPPNPPTPTEAHGAHAHARPDGAAGQPPPDGRAKTVAWRSNPSPGGAVPGQGVGEQARQEGGTRGHKATPPRRRSHPRPTPRGAESPTLPARDGGGPHGPPDAATGPGRRHPTPPSPHPLPPNARAAGGGPDPSPFPSNPQSSLLPTTASLPAPANPGPSRHRERGGCSGKRGTGRQGARSGGREQGRGRRGAEPGPEAWAGGGGPEGRDTELGTAGSEQTPDGTEREPSRAGGGRRRPAGAPREPRALRPPGGGGAGPNHPREGATGARRRAARPETRRGHRAGAATGKDRRRGRRRRRRRARAPPQALDPPSAGKAGLGRAETRGQRQARQRGAAGGVAAAPAPRRGRRAGEPGGDTRGGEGAAPSPPPFLRARPAAVLPPRPHRGAPHSPLGRLLPPGSSGPFFPPARTSLSSLATSGPAPHRPARAARVRCSRADGARQAGRRRDLVNDPSAGSPTETLLRLLLPLDSQVRPSSQRSARAVGRPRRGRSEGLTKPSNRFSFATILPPEPKDFGFPEAARRVMGITPPHRQSASFMVGTTTVSDRLRTSDFRS